A single region of the Sorghum bicolor cultivar BTx623 chromosome 7, Sorghum_bicolor_NCBIv3, whole genome shotgun sequence genome encodes:
- the LOC110437404 gene encoding uncharacterized protein LOC110437404 encodes MTSVNHLWRNSMLVEEGVPARNVNGILGLLCREHFPGLVWPSEDGDPEVPSFDQYALVADDVHRNLAADRVIMELWDFIGCQPGQEERAYQVAYASCKRRVTDLYYKARVEAHVDYNAKFCNRRIKKTQARRETEILTREQYLKVNRKPPIDFFCN; translated from the exons ATGACTAGTGTGAACCACTTGTGGAGGAACTCGATGCTTGTAGAGGAGGGGGTCCCGGCTCGCAATGTCAATGGGATCCTAGGACTTTTGTGCAGGGAACATTTCCCTGGCCTGGTGTGGCCATCAGAGGATGGGGACCCAGAGGTACCCTCGTTCGACCAGTACGCCCTTGTCGCCGATGATGTTCACAGAAACTTGGCGGCGGATCGGGTGATTATGGAGTTGTGG GACTTCATTGGATGCCAGCCAGGACAGGAGGAAAGGGCGTATCAGGTGGCTTACGCTTCCTGTAAAAGGCGTGTCACAGACTTGTATTACAAGGCCCGCGTCGAGGCACACGTTGACTATAACGCCAAGTTCTGCAACAGAAGAATCAAGAAAACACAGGCAAGAAGAGAGACAGAGATACTGACAAGGGAGCAGTACCTAAAGGTAAATAGAAAACCTCCTATTGATTTCTTTTGCAATTAA
- the LOC110436915 gene encoding uncharacterized protein LOC110436915 isoform X2, whose amino-acid sequence MESEIRHPFPSLCFFSGHHPFCLLSALRDSSTAAAAAAAALLCRRHCHRPPRPPPPPRHFPSPNLDFRTHVPLISSKPYLPARCGSSGAACGGSGLCPHRGCHGQHGEPPWIWATSRCPPLFAPSPQIGFLYRRRGRARCQALVVTRFLLHLYRQGPLSIFGKLGRLAKPCILSLTVLICEYAVCGEMVIHPCSDMHTSDHADLQWTYIIGLGAVDLH is encoded by the exons ATGGAAAGTGAAATCCGACACCCCTTCCCTTCCCTGTGTTTCTTCTCGGGCCATCACCCTTTCTGCCTTCTCTCAGCTCTGCGAGATTCATccaccgccgctgccgccgccgctgctgccctCCTCTGCCGTCGCCATTGCCAccgccctcctcgtcctcctcctcccccccgCCATTTCCCTTCCCCTAACCTGGATTTCCGCACACATGTACCACTCATCTCTTCCAAACCCTACCTCCCTGCTCGTTGCGGATCTAGCGGCGCGGCCTGCGGGGGGAGTGGGTTGTGTCCCCATCGTGGGTGCCATGGCCAGCATGGGGAGCCTCCATGGATTTGGGCGACATCAAGGTGTCCCCCGCTCTTTGCCCCATCTCCTCAGATCGGCTTCCTGTACAGGCGGAGAGGTCGAGCACGGTGTCAGGCGCTTGTGGTGACGAGGTTCCTTCTCCATCTGTATCGCCAAGGGCCGCTTAGCATCTTCGGTAAGCTCGGCAGGCTCGCCAAGCCATGCATCCTCTCTCTTACG GTCTTAATATGCGAGTATGCTGTCTGTGGGGAGATGGTCATCCATCCATGCTCAG ATATGCACACGTCGGACCATGCAGATTTGCAATGGACCTACATAATTGG CCTAGGAGCTGTTGACCTACATTGA
- the LOC110437210 gene encoding loricrin-like encodes MANVHIQDQIERERERRIQVSTWTPGGVGCRQLRWRGGAAWTAAAPLAGGGRACGLGTAGGGRACVLGATGGGRACGGPPASAARQLRRRGGDGLDSSSLAGGGLDGGGAAWSGAARRQRSGGGGGGGGDRLEAS; translated from the exons ATGGCCAATGTCCACATACAG GACCAGATCGAGCGAGAAAGAGAGAGGCGAATCCAGGTCAGTACCTGGACACCAGGCGGCGTCGGCTGCCGGCAGCTACGATGGCGCGGCGGGGCGGcctggacggcggcggcgccgctagCCGGGGGCGGGCGCGCATGCGGCCTGGGCACGGCCGGAGGCGGGCGCGCGTGCGTCCTGGGCGCGACCGGAGGCGGGCGCGCGTGCGGCGGACCTCCGGCGTCTGCTGCCCGGCAGCTACGACGGCGCGGCGGGGACGGCCTGGACAGCAGCAGCTTGGCCGGGGGTGGCCTGGACGGGGGCGGTGCGGCCTGGTCTGGGGCGGCGCGGCGGCAGAGATCGGGcggaggtggtggcggcggcggggatcGGCTGGAGGCGTCGTGA
- the LOC110436915 gene encoding uncharacterized protein LOC110436915 isoform X1 encodes MESEIRHPFPSLCFFSGHHPFCLLSALRDSSTAAAAAAAALLCRRHCHRPPRPPPPPRHFPSPNLDFRTHVPLISSKPYLPARCGSSGAACGGSGLCPHRGCHGQHGEPPWIWATSRCPPLFAPSPQIGFLYRRRGRARCQALVVTRFLLHLYRQGPLSIFGKLGRLAKPCILSLTVLICEYAVCGEMVIHPCSDMHTSDHADLQWTYIIGGSYFLALSCLIS; translated from the exons ATGGAAAGTGAAATCCGACACCCCTTCCCTTCCCTGTGTTTCTTCTCGGGCCATCACCCTTTCTGCCTTCTCTCAGCTCTGCGAGATTCATccaccgccgctgccgccgccgctgctgccctCCTCTGCCGTCGCCATTGCCAccgccctcctcgtcctcctcctcccccccgCCATTTCCCTTCCCCTAACCTGGATTTCCGCACACATGTACCACTCATCTCTTCCAAACCCTACCTCCCTGCTCGTTGCGGATCTAGCGGCGCGGCCTGCGGGGGGAGTGGGTTGTGTCCCCATCGTGGGTGCCATGGCCAGCATGGGGAGCCTCCATGGATTTGGGCGACATCAAGGTGTCCCCCGCTCTTTGCCCCATCTCCTCAGATCGGCTTCCTGTACAGGCGGAGAGGTCGAGCACGGTGTCAGGCGCTTGTGGTGACGAGGTTCCTTCTCCATCTGTATCGCCAAGGGCCGCTTAGCATCTTCGGTAAGCTCGGCAGGCTCGCCAAGCCATGCATCCTCTCTCTTACG GTCTTAATATGCGAGTATGCTGTCTGTGGGGAGATGGTCATCCATCCATGCTCAG ATATGCACACGTCGGACCATGCAGATTTGCAATGGACCTACATAATTGG GGGTTCCTACTTTTTGGCACTGTCTTGCTTGATCTCCTGA